Proteins from a genomic interval of Syngnathus typhle isolate RoL2023-S1 ecotype Sweden linkage group LG15, RoL_Styp_1.0, whole genome shotgun sequence:
- the ccdc15 gene encoding coiled-coil domain-containing protein 15 isoform X2, whose protein sequence is MLANRATMAKKTRKIAVNKRGKEYVFSKMLAERNQPIVAVGAWVEDGQEFEEHPCELASYTDELQAEKQRANEETLRRFQAQVRHRVAIISKRKRQASVNMGIPKHVPGKANINEVRDSTRQVRLKLAACQTSQSTDETSESSTDSSKISLAGHMTECDALREEQEEEDSEDDDEEEEDEYRSHLRHPVSSCKSGLTSACEWDAAMSDSRISKILWTLQDQEELRRQRQLQFLMHRRHYMNVERQRVKENNQHRKHLKKTARIKADKEKARLEEERQLERTRQLTHVRQHLEEREMLILERLKLEDVERAAYREKRKRETKKGIVTTRYIDALRSQVRDRMADKKLDLPPLCCCASSFWDSHPDTCANNCVFHNNPKEYAQALHAAVSSLDLK, encoded by the exons ATGCTCGCTAACCGGGCGACAATGGCGAAAAAGACTCGGAAGATCGCTGTCAACAAGCGGGGCAAAGAATACGTATTCAGCAAGATGTTGGCCGAGCGGAACCAGCCGATCGTGGCCGTGGGAGCATGGGTGGAGGATGGCCAAGAGTTTGAAGAGCATCCGTGT GAGTTGGCTTCTTACACTGACGAGCTCCAGGCGGAGAAGCAGAGGGCGAATGAAGAAACCCTGCGAAGATTTCAAGCGCAAGTCCGCCATCGTGTGGCGATAATCAGCAAGAGGAAGCGACAG GCTTCTGTTAACATGGGAATCCCAAAACATGTGCCAGGAAAGGCAAACATAAATGAG gtccGTGACAGTACGAGACAGGTCCGACTCAAACTGGCAGCATGCCAGACCAGCCAGTCCACCGACGAGACGTCAGAGTCTTCCACAGACAGCTCCAAGATCTCACTCGCCGGACAT ATGACTGAATGTGACGCCCTaagggaggagcaggaggaggaggattctgaagatgatgatgaggaagaggaagatgaaTACAGAAGCCACCTGCGACACCCAGTAAGCAGTTGCAAATCTGGTTTG ACAAGTGCATGCGAGTGGGACGCGGCGATGTCTGACTCGAGAATCTCGAAGATCCTTTGGACTTTACAGGACCAGGAGGAGTTGAGAAGACAG CGCCAGTTGCAGTTCCTGATGCACCGCCGCCACTACATGAACGTCGAGCGGCAGcgcgtcaaagaaaacaacCAGCACCGGAAGCACCTGAAGAAGACAGCGAG GATCAAAGCGGACAAGGAAAAGGCTCGCCTGGAAGAGGAGCGGCAGCTGGAGCGTACCCGGCAGCTCACGCATGTCCGGCAGCACCTAGAGGAGCGAGAGATGCTCATCCTGGAGCGCCTCAAGCTGGAGGACGTAGAGAGAGCGGCCTATCGTGAGAAGAGGAAACGGGAAACCAAGAAAGGGATAGTGACCACCAG GTACATCGATGCTCTGAGATCCCAAGTGCGGGACCGAATGGCTGACAAGAAGTTGGACCTGCCACCACTGTGCTGCTGTGCGTCCTCTTTCTGGGACTCGCACCCCGACACTTGCGCCAACAACTGCGTCTTCCACAACAATCCCAAAG AGTACGCGCAGGCACTACATGCAGCTGTGTCCAGTTTGgatttaaagtaa
- the ccdc15 gene encoding coiled-coil domain-containing protein 15 isoform X3: MLANRATMAKKTRKIAVNKRGKEYVFSKMLAERNQPIVAVGAWVEDGQEFEEHPCELASYTDELQAEKQRANEETLRRFQAQVRHRVAIISKRKRQVAHSLASVNMGIPKHVPGKANINEVRDSTRQVRLKLAACQTSQSTDETSESSTDSSKISLAGHMTECDALREEQEEEDSEDDDEEEEDEYRSHLRHPTSACEWDAAMSDSRISKILWTLQDQEELRRQRQLQFLMHRRHYMNVERQRVKENNQHRKHLKKTARIKADKEKARLEEERQLERTRQLTHVRQHLEEREMLILERLKLEDVERAAYREKRKRETKKGIVTTRYIDALRSQVRDRMADKKLDLPPLCCCASSFWDSHPDTCANNCVFHNNPKEYAQALHAAVSSLDLK; this comes from the exons ATGCTCGCTAACCGGGCGACAATGGCGAAAAAGACTCGGAAGATCGCTGTCAACAAGCGGGGCAAAGAATACGTATTCAGCAAGATGTTGGCCGAGCGGAACCAGCCGATCGTGGCCGTGGGAGCATGGGTGGAGGATGGCCAAGAGTTTGAAGAGCATCCGTGT GAGTTGGCTTCTTACACTGACGAGCTCCAGGCGGAGAAGCAGAGGGCGAATGAAGAAACCCTGCGAAGATTTCAAGCGCAAGTCCGCCATCGTGTGGCGATAATCAGCAAGAGGAAGCGACAGGTAGCACATTCACTG GCTTCTGTTAACATGGGAATCCCAAAACATGTGCCAGGAAAGGCAAACATAAATGAG gtccGTGACAGTACGAGACAGGTCCGACTCAAACTGGCAGCATGCCAGACCAGCCAGTCCACCGACGAGACGTCAGAGTCTTCCACAGACAGCTCCAAGATCTCACTCGCCGGACAT ATGACTGAATGTGACGCCCTaagggaggagcaggaggaggaggattctgaagatgatgatgaggaagaggaagatgaaTACAGAAGCCACCTGCGACACCCA ACAAGTGCATGCGAGTGGGACGCGGCGATGTCTGACTCGAGAATCTCGAAGATCCTTTGGACTTTACAGGACCAGGAGGAGTTGAGAAGACAG CGCCAGTTGCAGTTCCTGATGCACCGCCGCCACTACATGAACGTCGAGCGGCAGcgcgtcaaagaaaacaacCAGCACCGGAAGCACCTGAAGAAGACAGCGAG GATCAAAGCGGACAAGGAAAAGGCTCGCCTGGAAGAGGAGCGGCAGCTGGAGCGTACCCGGCAGCTCACGCATGTCCGGCAGCACCTAGAGGAGCGAGAGATGCTCATCCTGGAGCGCCTCAAGCTGGAGGACGTAGAGAGAGCGGCCTATCGTGAGAAGAGGAAACGGGAAACCAAGAAAGGGATAGTGACCACCAG GTACATCGATGCTCTGAGATCCCAAGTGCGGGACCGAATGGCTGACAAGAAGTTGGACCTGCCACCACTGTGCTGCTGTGCGTCCTCTTTCTGGGACTCGCACCCCGACACTTGCGCCAACAACTGCGTCTTCCACAACAATCCCAAAG AGTACGCGCAGGCACTACATGCAGCTGTGTCCAGTTTGgatttaaagtaa
- the ccdc15 gene encoding coiled-coil domain-containing protein 15 isoform X1 produces the protein MLANRATMAKKTRKIAVNKRGKEYVFSKMLAERNQPIVAVGAWVEDGQEFEEHPCELASYTDELQAEKQRANEETLRRFQAQVRHRVAIISKRKRQVAHSLASVNMGIPKHVPGKANINEVRDSTRQVRLKLAACQTSQSTDETSESSTDSSKISLAGHMTECDALREEQEEEDSEDDDEEEEDEYRSHLRHPVSSCKSGLTSACEWDAAMSDSRISKILWTLQDQEELRRQRQLQFLMHRRHYMNVERQRVKENNQHRKHLKKTARIKADKEKARLEEERQLERTRQLTHVRQHLEEREMLILERLKLEDVERAAYREKRKRETKKGIVTTRYIDALRSQVRDRMADKKLDLPPLCCCASSFWDSHPDTCANNCVFHNNPKEYAQALHAAVSSLDLK, from the exons ATGCTCGCTAACCGGGCGACAATGGCGAAAAAGACTCGGAAGATCGCTGTCAACAAGCGGGGCAAAGAATACGTATTCAGCAAGATGTTGGCCGAGCGGAACCAGCCGATCGTGGCCGTGGGAGCATGGGTGGAGGATGGCCAAGAGTTTGAAGAGCATCCGTGT GAGTTGGCTTCTTACACTGACGAGCTCCAGGCGGAGAAGCAGAGGGCGAATGAAGAAACCCTGCGAAGATTTCAAGCGCAAGTCCGCCATCGTGTGGCGATAATCAGCAAGAGGAAGCGACAGGTAGCACATTCACTG GCTTCTGTTAACATGGGAATCCCAAAACATGTGCCAGGAAAGGCAAACATAAATGAG gtccGTGACAGTACGAGACAGGTCCGACTCAAACTGGCAGCATGCCAGACCAGCCAGTCCACCGACGAGACGTCAGAGTCTTCCACAGACAGCTCCAAGATCTCACTCGCCGGACAT ATGACTGAATGTGACGCCCTaagggaggagcaggaggaggaggattctgaagatgatgatgaggaagaggaagatgaaTACAGAAGCCACCTGCGACACCCAGTAAGCAGTTGCAAATCTGGTTTG ACAAGTGCATGCGAGTGGGACGCGGCGATGTCTGACTCGAGAATCTCGAAGATCCTTTGGACTTTACAGGACCAGGAGGAGTTGAGAAGACAG CGCCAGTTGCAGTTCCTGATGCACCGCCGCCACTACATGAACGTCGAGCGGCAGcgcgtcaaagaaaacaacCAGCACCGGAAGCACCTGAAGAAGACAGCGAG GATCAAAGCGGACAAGGAAAAGGCTCGCCTGGAAGAGGAGCGGCAGCTGGAGCGTACCCGGCAGCTCACGCATGTCCGGCAGCACCTAGAGGAGCGAGAGATGCTCATCCTGGAGCGCCTCAAGCTGGAGGACGTAGAGAGAGCGGCCTATCGTGAGAAGAGGAAACGGGAAACCAAGAAAGGGATAGTGACCACCAG GTACATCGATGCTCTGAGATCCCAAGTGCGGGACCGAATGGCTGACAAGAAGTTGGACCTGCCACCACTGTGCTGCTGTGCGTCCTCTTTCTGGGACTCGCACCCCGACACTTGCGCCAACAACTGCGTCTTCCACAACAATCCCAAAG AGTACGCGCAGGCACTACATGCAGCTGTGTCCAGTTTGgatttaaagtaa
- the psmg1 gene encoding proteasome assembly chaperone 1 gives MATFFGEVVSAFSRAVEEDDEEELDEDEEDSQIRRELEEKRQVHLNWNPAVCDALKTGDKLTCSHFILAVGHNASRFLSVYVLASEKWDAVGRASVWNEKNRPGSGEQSCVFYRHRDEPSVLICQLTCYVAEDQQFQWAEKVLDCLEHRELHVAVLSDSSVADYKSAEYLGGNSAPFLRSLHTTTFNGPPVCPALEQPNILTGLPAAVLNHCQVHRIPAVVYQCFTDVIGTDSVSMETYKPALVNLGPSIKLDHCPSSDALQKIVRTRDPQSNLYI, from the exons ATGGCCACGTTTTTCGGCGAGGTTGTGTCCGCTTTTTCTCGGGCTGTGGAGGAAGACGACGAAGAGGAGCTCGACGAGGACGAAGAAGACTCCCAAATCCGCAGAGAACTCGAGGAAAAGAG GCAGGTTCACCTCAATTGGAATCCCGCAGTGTGTGATGCCTTGAAGACCGGAGACAAGCTGACCTGCTCTCATTTCATCCTTGCTGTGGGACACAACGCTTCCA GGTTTTTGTCGGTGTACGTTCTCGCCTCGGAAAAGTGGGACGCGGTGGGACGTGCTTCCGTGTGGAATGAGAAGAACCGGCCAGGAAGCGGTGAGCAGTCGTGTGTCTTCTATCGACACAGGGACGAGCCGTCG GTTCTTATCTGCCAATTGACGTGCTACGTTGCTGAAGATCAGCAGTTCCAGTGGGCAGAAAAG GTGTTGGACTGCCTGGAGCACAGAGAATTGCACGTGGCAGTGCTGTCGGACAGCTCCGTGGCAGACTACAAGAGTGCCGAGTACCTCGGCGGCAACTCGGCTCCCTTTCTCCGCTCCCTCCACACGACCACCTTCAACGGGCCGCCCGTGTGCCCGGCCTTAGAGCAGCCTAACATTCTCACTGGACTGCCAGCTGCAG TGTTGAACCACTGCCAAGTCCACCGCATCCCCGCCGTCGTCTACCAGTGCTTCACTGATGTCATCGGCACCGACTCGGTCAGCATGGAAACCTACAAACCGGCGCTTGTCAACCTTGGACCGTCCATAAAG TTGGATCATTGTCCAAGCTCAGATGCCCTCCAAAAGATTGTCAGAACCAGAGACCCCCAGAGTAATCTTTACATCTGA